The following are encoded together in the Lathyrus oleraceus cultivar Zhongwan6 chromosome 3, CAAS_Psat_ZW6_1.0, whole genome shotgun sequence genome:
- the LOC127126145 gene encoding pre-mRNA-splicing factor ATP-dependent RNA helicase DEAH10 → MPWGSRGNHQPNANGNDNGKFSNANRNRKNYSSPWKQKIAQQRKSLPIASVEKRLIEEVRKNDILIIVGETGSGKTTQIPQFLFDAEFCRDGKVIGITQPRRVAAVTVAKRVADECGVELGQKVGYSVRFDDSTSNSTRIKYMTDGLLLREALLDPYLSKYSVIIVDEAHERTVHTDVLLGLLKRVQVARSNSIGDGRNLNNGNKSSPLKLIIMSASLDARTFSEYFGDAKAVHIQGRQFPVDLFYTRFPETDYLDAALITIFQVHLGEAPGDILVFLTGQEEIEAVERLINERLTKLPEGSQKLLPVPIFAALPSEQQMRAFAPAPSGFRKVILATNIAETSITIPGIKYVIDPGLVKARSYDPGKGMESLIVLPTSKSQALQRSGRAGREGPGKCFRLYPENEFEKLEDSTMPEIKRCNLANVILQLKALGVDDILGFDFIEKPSRTAIVKSLEQLFLLGALTDECQLSDPVGWQMARLPLDPIYSKALILASEYNCLEEMLITVAMLSVESIFYTPRDKYEEVRTATKCFASPEGDHITLINVYRAATDLLEKRTMDTNKAKSEKVLRKWCKENFINSRSLRHARDIHRQIRGHVQQMGLKLASCGDDMLQFRRCLVASFFLNAAVKQPDGTYRALASGEVVQIHPSSVLFRKKPECIIFNELIQTSNKFVRNLTRVDNLWLTELAPQFYAMQN, encoded by the exons ATGCCTTGGGGGTCTCGTGGAAATCACCAACCCAATGCTAATGGCAACGATAACGGAAAATTCTCCAATGCAAATCGGAATAGGAAAAACTATTCTTCTCCCTG GAAACAAAAGATTGCACAACAGAGGAAGTCTCTTCCTATTGCTTCGG TTGAGAAGAGATTAATCGAAGAGGTCCGGAAGAATGATATTTTGATTATTGTTGGTGAAACTGGAAGTGGAAAAACTACAC AGATTCCACAGTTTTTATTTGATGCTGAATTTTGCCGCGATGGAAAAGTTATTGGAATAACTCAGCCTAGACGAGTTGCTGCTGTCACTGTAGCCAAACGAGTTGCTGACGAATGTGGTGTTGAGTTGGGCCAAAAGGTTGGGTACTCTGTTAGATTTGATGATTCTACTTCGAACTCAACAAGGATCAAATATATGACTGATGGATTGCTTCTGAG GGAAGCATTACTGGATCCGTATCTTTCTAAGTATTCTGTTATAATTGTTGATGAAGCACACGAGAGAACCGTGCACACTGATGTCTTGTTGGGATTGCTAAAACGTGTGCAAGTTGCTCGTTCAAATTCTATCGGTGATGGTCGGAACCTTAATAATGGGAACAAGAGTTCTCCGTTGAAGCTTATCATCATGTCTGCAAGTCTTGATGCTCGCACTTTCTCTGAGTACTTTGGTGATGCCAAAGCTGTTCACATCCAAGGGAGACAGTTTCCTGTGGATTTATTTTATACTCGTTTCCCAGAAACAGATTATTTAGATGCTGCCTTGATAACAATTTTCCAG GTTCATCTAGGGGAGGCCCCTGGTGATATACTAGTATTTCTGACCGGGCAAGAGGAGATTGAAGCTGTTGAAAGGCTTATCAATGAGCGACTTACAAAGTTACCTGAAGGAAGTCAGAAGCTTCTACCTGTGCCTATATTTGCAGCTCTTCCATCTGAGCAGCAAATGCGAGCCTTTGCACCGGCTCCATCTGGATTTCGCAAG GTGATATTGGCAACTAATATTGCTGAGACGTCAATTACGATTCCTGGAATCAAGTATGTAATTGATCCTGGACTTGTAAAAGCGCGTTCCTATGATCCTGGAAAAGGCATGGAATCTTTGATTGTATTACCTACATCCAAGTCCCAGGCACTGCAAAGAAG TGGACGTGCAGGGCGTGAAGGACCTGGAAAATGCTTTCGTCTATATCCAGAAAATGAATTTGAGAAACTTGAGGACTCTACAATGCCAGAAATTAAGCGTTGCAACCTTGCTAATGTCATTTTGCAGCTTAAGGCTTTGGGTGTTGACGACATATTAGGGTTCGATTTCATTGAGAAACCTTCAAG GACAGCTATTGTAAAATCATTGGAGCAGCTATTTTTATTAGGTGCTTTAACAGATGAATGTCAACTATCTGATCCAGTTGGATGGCAAATGGCTCGACTTCCCTTGGATCCTATTTATTCCAAAGCTCTTATTTTAGCTAGTGAGTATAACTGCTTGGAAGAGATGTTGATAACTGTTGCAATGCTTTCAGTGGAATCAATATTTTATACTCCGCGTGACAAGTATGAAGAG GTAAGAACTGCAACTAAGTGCTTTGCAAGTCCAGAGGGAGACCACATCACTTTGATTAATGTCTATAGAGCAGCTACTGATTTATTGGAGAAGAGAACAATGGACACAAATAAAGCAAAAAGCGAAAAAGTTTTGAGAAAATGGTGCAAAGAAAATTTTATCAATAGCCGTTCTCTTAGACATGCTCGCGACATTCACAG GCAGATACGAGGACATGTTCAACAAATGGGTCTGAAACTTGCTTCTTGTGGAGATGATATGCTTCAATTTCGCAGATGCCTTGTTGCTTCCTTTTTCCTCAATGCAGCTGTGAAGCAGCCAGATGGAACCTACAG GGCTTTGGCAAGTGGTGAAGTGGTGCAGATCCACCCTTCTTCTGTATTGTTCCGGAAAAAACCAGAGTGCATTATTTTTAATGAACTGATCCAAACTAGTAACAAGTTTGTTCGTAATTTAACCAGAGTTGACAACCTATGGTTAACTGAACTGGCTCCTCAGTTTTATGCTATGCAGAATTAA